The sequence TGCCGCAGGCCACCCAGCCACCGCACTTCTGCATGTTCTACTACCCCGAGTACGCCTACAAGGTCGACGCCGTGCGCGACCGCCTGCAGGTGATCGACGGTGACGTGGAGATCGACCCGGCCGTGCGGCTGGTGAAGATCGGCGGGCACACGCCCGGCTGCATGGTGGTCATGGTCAAGACCGACGTCGGCACCGTCTGCTTGACCAGCGACGTGATGTACAACTACCGAAATCTCGAGCTCAACTGGCCAATGGGCTCGTTCTGGGACCTCCCCGACCTGATGTCGGGGTACGACCGCCTTCACCGCGAGGCGGACCTCATCATCCCTGAGCACGACTGGCAGTTCCTCCAGGAACACCCCAGCGGAACGATCGGCTGAAAGGCAACATATGAAGAAGGCACTGCTGCTCGGTGAGTCCTGGACGACTCACATGATCCACCAGAAGGGATTCGACAGCTTCACCACCACCGAGTACGTCGAAGGCGGACGCGAGTTCTCCGACGCGCTCGAGAGCGACGGCTGGACGGTGACTCACGTTCAGGCGCACGCCATCGAGACACACTTTCCGCAGAGCGACGAGGAGCTCGCCGCGTACGACCTCGTCGTGATCAGCGACGTCGGCGCGAACACATTCCTCCTGACCCGCGCGGTGTTCGGCCGGAGCGTGTCCGAACCCAACAAGCTCGAGCGCATCCGCGCCTACGTCGAGAACGGCGGCGGCCTCCTGATGGTCGGCGGCTACCTGTCGTTCTCGGGCGTCGACGCGAAGGCGAACTACGCCTCGAGCGCGATCGGCGACATCCTGCCGGTCGACGTGCTCGAGATCGACGACCGCGCCGAGCACCCGGAGGGCACGGCCATCTCCGTGCTCGCTGCCGAGCACCCCGCGGTCGGCGGCGTGGGCACCGAGTGGCCGCCCCTGCTCGGCTACAACCGCACTCGTCCCCGCGAGGATGCGGAACTGCTCGTCCAGGTGAATGGGGACCCGCTGGTCGCCGTCCGCCAGGTCGGATCCGGGCGAACGGGCGTGTTCACGTCCGACATGTCGCCCCACTGGGCTCCTCCCCCGTTCATGGAGTGGGCGGGATACGCGCCGTTGTGGCGCGCACTGGCGACCTGGACCGCCGGTGAGTGATGGAGAACGCGCCGTGGCCGGGGACTCGCTCCCCGGCCACGGCCGCACCCCGGTACACACGGCCGTCGCCGTCGTCGGCTCCCTGAATCTCGACCTCATCGCCCGGGTGCCGCACATGGTCGCGCCCGGCGAGACCATCCTTGCCGAGGAGTTCGGCGAGCACCCAGGCGGGAAAGGCCTCAACCAGGCGGTGGCCGCCGCGCGATTCGGCCCGACCGCGCTGGTCGGCGCGGTCGGCGACGACGACAGCGGCCGCACCTTGCTCGACTACGCCCGATCTCGCGGGGTCGACGTCACGGCCGTCGAGCGGTCCCGCACGACGACCGGCCGCGCGCTCATCACGCTGACACCAGACGGGGAGAACTCGATCGTCGTCGCGCCCCTCGCCAATATGTCGATCCAGCCCGACGAAGCCGTCGCCGCGCTCGCCAGGCTGGCGCCATCGGTCGTGCTCATCCAGTTCGAGATCCCCGTCGCGGTCGTCGACGCGGTCGCCGCATGGACCTCGTCGTCCACGAGCCGCCTCGTCGTGAACCCGAGCCCGATCCGCGCCATGAGCGTCGATGCCCTCGCCTCGGCCGACCCCCTCCTCGTGAACGTCGGAGAGGCCCGAGACATCCTGACCACGATCCCGCCGTCGACCATTGCGGCGGCCGGGGCATCCTCGTCAGAACTTGCACGAGCACTTTCCATACACTGCCGCTCGGTCGTCGTCACCGCCGGTCCCGACGGCGCCGTCGTCGGCATCGATGGCGAGATTGCGGTCGTGCCGGCCCCGCGCGTTGACGACGTCCGCGACAGCTCGGGCGCGGGCGACGCGTTCGCGGGCACGCTGTGCGTGCAGCTCGCCCACGGGAAGTCCCTGCACGACGCAACCCGCGTCGCTGTCGAGGAGGCCGCTCGTATCGTCGCCGCCACGCGCGACGACCGCTGACCCAGCACGTCGCGCCCGACCGCGCCGCCGGCTCAGCGGCAGCCGGGGTCGTCGCGGTACTGGAGGCAGCCGCCGCGGGTGAGGTGAGTCCCACCCGTGACGACCGTGACGCGGTAGGGATCGGTGGCAATACCGACGGGCCCCTCGAGCGGGACCCACCCGGAGCGGTCGAACTGGTACTCCGCGGTGTAGGTCACGATGGGCTGCGCATCGAAACAGCCGCGCTCCGGGTAACGGTGGCTGGTGGCGGTGTCCGAGAGATCGTGCTGATCGAGCTG is a genomic window of Agromyces protaetiae containing:
- a CDS encoding glutamine amidotransferase — encoded protein: MKKALLLGESWTTHMIHQKGFDSFTTTEYVEGGREFSDALESDGWTVTHVQAHAIETHFPQSDEELAAYDLVVISDVGANTFLLTRAVFGRSVSEPNKLERIRAYVENGGGLLMVGGYLSFSGVDAKANYASSAIGDILPVDVLEIDDRAEHPEGTAISVLAAEHPAVGGVGTEWPPLLGYNRTRPREDAELLVQVNGDPLVAVRQVGSGRTGVFTSDMSPHWAPPPFMEWAGYAPLWRALATWTAGE
- a CDS encoding ribokinase translates to MAGDSLPGHGRTPVHTAVAVVGSLNLDLIARVPHMVAPGETILAEEFGEHPGGKGLNQAVAAARFGPTALVGAVGDDDSGRTLLDYARSRGVDVTAVERSRTTTGRALITLTPDGENSIVVAPLANMSIQPDEAVAALARLAPSVVLIQFEIPVAVVDAVAAWTSSSTSRLVVNPSPIRAMSVDALASADPLLVNVGEARDILTTIPPSTIAAAGASSSELARALSIHCRSVVVTAGPDGAVVGIDGEIAVVPAPRVDDVRDSSGAGDAFAGTLCVQLAHGKSLHDATRVAVEEAARIVAATRDDR